One window from the genome of Streptomyces sp. NBC_00287 encodes:
- a CDS encoding endonuclease/exonuclease/phosphatase family protein codes for MSDGSALVRVLSYNIRSMRDDTGALARVIRACNPDLVLIQEAPRFFRWRKKLARLARASDLVILTGGATAAGPAILCDLRTKVERTEDVLLPLTPGLHRRGFATAVVRLGGARLGVLSCHLSLHKEERYEQAGMLLDRLAGMGVDHAVAGGDLNEGPGGRTFTRLSDTLQDCWATAPEGGEHTWTRSEPHGRIDAIFATKGVEVLSCGVPLGHPGVAEADLMRATDHLPVLAALRVPAA; via the coding sequence ATGTCAGACGGTTCAGCCCTCGTCCGAGTCCTGAGCTACAACATCCGCTCGATGCGCGACGACACAGGCGCCCTCGCCCGCGTCATCCGCGCCTGCAACCCCGACCTGGTCCTCATCCAAGAAGCCCCCCGCTTCTTCCGCTGGCGCAAGAAACTCGCCCGCCTGGCCAGGGCATCCGACCTCGTCATCCTCACCGGCGGCGCCACAGCCGCAGGACCCGCGATCCTGTGCGACCTGCGCACCAAGGTCGAGCGCACCGAGGACGTCCTTCTCCCTCTCACCCCCGGCCTCCACCGCCGCGGCTTCGCCACCGCCGTAGTCCGGCTCGGCGGCGCCCGCCTCGGGGTGCTGAGCTGTCACCTGAGCCTCCACAAGGAGGAGCGCTACGAGCAGGCCGGGATGCTCCTCGACCGCCTGGCCGGAATGGGCGTGGACCATGCCGTCGCGGGCGGTGACCTCAACGAAGGCCCGGGCGGCCGCACCTTCACCCGGCTGTCCGACACCCTCCAGGACTGCTGGGCGACGGCACCCGAGGGCGGCGAGCACACCTGGACGCGGTCCGAGCCCCACGGCCGTATCGACGCGATCTTCGCCACCAAAGGCGTCGAGGTGCTGAGCTGCGGCGTCCCGCTGGGGCACCCCGGGGTGGCCGAGGCCGACCTCATGAGGGCGACGGATCACTTGCCCGTGCTGGCGGCACTTCGCGTGCCCGCGGCCTGA
- a CDS encoding ROK family glucokinase, with translation MGLTIGVDIGGTKIAAGVVDEEGNILSTHKVPTPGTPEGIVDAIASAVEGARAGHEIVGVGIGAAGYVNRQRSTVYFAPNIDWRQEPLKEKVEARVGLPVVVENDANAAAWGEYKFGAGKGHRNVICITLGTGLGGGIIIGNKLRRGHFGVAAEFGHIRMVPDGLLCGCGSQGCWEQYASGRALVRYAKQRANATPENAEVLLALGNGTPDGIEGKHISVAARQGDPVAVDSYRELARWAGAGLADLASLFDPSAFIVGGGLSDEGELVLDPIRKSYKRWLVGGNWRPVADVIAAQLGNKAGLVGAADLAREPDPIM, from the coding sequence ATGGGACTCACCATCGGCGTCGACATCGGCGGCACGAAGATCGCGGCCGGCGTGGTCGACGAGGAAGGCAACATCCTCTCGACCCACAAGGTGCCGACCCCGGGCACGCCCGAGGGCATCGTGGACGCCATCGCCTCCGCCGTCGAGGGCGCACGCGCCGGGCACGAGATCGTCGGCGTGGGCATCGGTGCGGCTGGTTACGTCAACCGTCAGCGCTCGACGGTCTACTTCGCGCCGAACATCGACTGGCGCCAGGAGCCGCTGAAGGAGAAGGTCGAGGCCCGCGTGGGCCTCCCGGTCGTCGTGGAGAACGACGCCAACGCCGCGGCCTGGGGCGAGTACAAGTTCGGCGCCGGCAAGGGCCACCGCAACGTCATCTGCATCACGCTCGGCACCGGCCTCGGCGGCGGCATCATCATCGGCAACAAGCTGCGCCGCGGCCACTTCGGCGTCGCCGCCGAGTTCGGCCACATCCGCATGGTCCCGGACGGCCTCCTGTGCGGCTGCGGCTCGCAGGGCTGCTGGGAGCAGTACGCCTCCGGGCGCGCCCTCGTCCGGTACGCCAAGCAGCGTGCCAACGCCACCCCCGAGAACGCCGAGGTGCTCCTCGCCCTGGGCAACGGCACCCCCGACGGCATCGAGGGCAAGCACATCTCCGTCGCCGCGCGTCAGGGCGACCCGGTCGCGGTCGACTCCTACCGCGAGCTCGCCCGCTGGGCCGGCGCGGGCCTCGCCGACCTGGCCTCCCTCTTCGACCCCTCCGCCTTCATCGTCGGCGGCGGCCTCTCCGACGAGGGCGAACTGGTCCTCGACCCGATCCGCAAGTCCTACAAGCGCTGGCTGGTGGGCGGCAACTGGCGCCCGGTGGCCGATGTGATCGCGGCCCAGCTGGGCAACAAGGCGGGGCTGGTGGGGGCGGCGGACTTGGCGCGGGAGCCGGACCCGATCATGTAA
- a CDS encoding DUF5304 domain-containing protein, translated as MSEELPPSDAAGKEALDEVRATDADAWATACAEDLAAEQARRRAQYGPPPGSAAEELRKFVDAVSDKLSSLQSPLLGAVAGPAAQQVVKQVVEQAKAAVEPVIERNPDVFDHLAAAGNELLAAYRSAVQAQERRWTTGDDHDLEERRDRGDDSGPGERIDLD; from the coding sequence ATGAGCGAAGAGCTCCCGCCGTCCGACGCCGCCGGCAAGGAAGCGCTCGACGAGGTACGGGCCACCGACGCCGACGCATGGGCGACGGCGTGTGCCGAGGACCTCGCCGCGGAGCAGGCCCGCCGCCGCGCCCAGTACGGCCCGCCCCCGGGCTCGGCCGCCGAGGAACTGCGCAAGTTCGTCGACGCCGTCAGCGACAAGTTGTCCTCGCTCCAGTCCCCGCTGCTCGGCGCGGTCGCCGGACCCGCCGCCCAGCAGGTGGTCAAGCAGGTCGTCGAGCAGGCGAAGGCCGCCGTCGAGCCCGTCATCGAGCGCAACCCGGACGTCTTCGACCACCTGGCGGCGGCCGGAAACGAACTGCTCGCCGCCTACCGCTCCGCCGTCCAGGCCCAGGAGCGCCGCTGGACCACCGGCGACGACCACGACCTGGAGGAGCGCCGCGACCGCGGCGACGACTCCGGTCCCGGTGAACGCATCGACTTGGACTAA
- a CDS encoding ArsA family ATPase — protein MRTLLITGPGGSGRTTVAAATALAAARDGDRVLVLSADRSDTLGAVLGTATGPSPVEVGERLTAWRPDAAAGFRDDLAAFQERATSALDLLGASRLDPEEVTPLPGAEELTLLRALRDAALSERHDLLVVDLPATPHALALLALPEELRRYLRRLLPPERQAARALRPVLGRLAGVPMPAEWLYETAARWDVELAAAEAVVADKRTAVRLVAEPGPAGADAVHGATLALALRGLRPDLLVANRVAPEDWPAGFVAQQRKILEEWRESYDVQVVPHLGLDPRGGDDLAALDVPVNARPSTVEWPVTDRLADDGVLVWNIPLPGAVRDDLDLVRRGDELVVTAGPFRRIVPLPSALRRCTVDGAALRDGVLQIRFAPDPHLWPGTR, from the coding sequence ATGCGCACCCTCTTGATCACGGGCCCCGGCGGCAGCGGTCGTACGACTGTCGCGGCCGCCACCGCACTTGCCGCTGCCCGTGACGGCGACCGGGTCCTCGTCCTCAGTGCCGACCGTTCCGACACCCTCGGTGCCGTGCTCGGTACGGCGACCGGGCCCTCGCCGGTGGAAGTGGGCGAGAGACTCACCGCCTGGCGGCCCGATGCCGCCGCCGGTTTCCGGGACGATCTCGCCGCCTTTCAGGAACGTGCCACCTCCGCCCTCGACCTCCTCGGCGCCTCCCGGCTGGACCCCGAGGAGGTCACCCCACTCCCCGGTGCCGAGGAGCTCACCCTGCTCCGCGCACTGCGCGACGCGGCCCTCTCCGAGCGGCACGATCTGCTCGTCGTAGACCTTCCCGCCACCCCGCACGCCCTCGCGCTCCTCGCCCTCCCCGAGGAACTGCGCCGCTACCTGCGACGGCTGCTTCCGCCCGAGCGGCAGGCGGCCCGTGCCCTGCGCCCTGTTCTCGGGCGGCTCGCCGGGGTTCCCATGCCCGCGGAGTGGCTGTACGAGACCGCGGCTCGGTGGGACGTCGAGCTGGCCGCCGCGGAAGCCGTCGTCGCCGACAAGCGCACCGCCGTACGACTCGTCGCCGAGCCCGGACCCGCCGGTGCCGATGCCGTGCACGGCGCGACCCTCGCCCTCGCCCTGCGCGGGCTGCGCCCCGACCTGCTGGTCGCCAACCGGGTCGCGCCGGAGGACTGGCCCGCGGGGTTCGTCGCCCAGCAGCGCAAGATCCTGGAGGAGTGGCGGGAGTCGTACGACGTCCAGGTCGTCCCCCACCTCGGACTCGACCCGCGCGGCGGCGACGACCTCGCGGCGCTCGACGTCCCCGTCAACGCCCGGCCCTCCACCGTCGAGTGGCCCGTCACCGACCGGCTCGCCGACGACGGAGTGCTCGTCTGGAACATCCCGCTCCCCGGCGCCGTACGCGACGACCTCGACCTCGTCCGGCGCGGGGACGAACTCGTCGTCACCGCAGGGCCGTTCCGCCGTATCGTCCCGCTGCCGTCCGCCCTGCGCCGCTGCACCGTCGACGGGGCAGCGCTGCGGGACGGGGTGCTGCAGATCCGGTTCGCGCCCGACCCGCATTTGTGGCCCGGGACCCGGTGA
- a CDS encoding SRPBCC family protein: MAEHTSSSITIEAAPADVMGVIADFARYPDWTGEVKEAEVLATDGQGRAEQVRLVMDAGAIKDDQVLAYTWTGDHEVSWTLVKSQMLRSLDGSYILKPAGSGSTEVTYVLTVDVKIPMLGMIKRKAEKVIIDRALAGLKKRVESA, translated from the coding sequence ATGGCGGAACACACCAGCTCGAGCATCACGATCGAGGCGGCACCGGCCGACGTCATGGGGGTGATCGCCGACTTCGCCCGCTACCCGGACTGGACCGGCGAGGTGAAGGAGGCGGAGGTCCTGGCGACGGACGGCCAGGGCCGCGCCGAGCAGGTACGCCTCGTGATGGACGCGGGCGCGATCAAGGACGACCAGGTGCTGGCGTACACCTGGACCGGTGACCACGAGGTGTCCTGGACGCTGGTGAAGTCCCAGATGCTGCGGTCGCTGGACGGCTCGTACATCCTGAAGCCGGCCGGTTCCGGGTCGACCGAGGTCACTTATGTGCTGACGGTCGATGTCAAGATCCCGATGCTCGGGATGATCAAGCGCAAGGCCGAGAAGGTCATCATCGACCGGGCGCTGGCCGGGCTGAAGAAGAGGGTGGAATCGGCGTAG
- a CDS encoding metallophosphoesterase family protein, translating into MASTPAGNSRTRVHVVSDVHGNVRDLAAAGDGADALICLGDLVLFLDYADHSRGIFPDLFGAENADRIVELRTARRYDEARDFGARLWAGIGSDRGAVIEKAVRKQYAELFAVFPTPTYATYGNVDMPPLWPEYAGPGTTVLDGERVEIGGWTFGFVGGGLRTPMRTPYEISDEEYAAKIEAVGEVDVLCTHIPPEVPELVYDTVARRFERGSRALLDAIRRTRPRYSLFGHVHQPLVHRMRIGSTQCVNVGHFAGTGKPWALEFDGSGAR; encoded by the coding sequence ATGGCATCCACACCAGCCGGTAACAGCAGGACGCGCGTTCACGTGGTCAGCGACGTACACGGCAACGTCCGTGACCTGGCCGCAGCCGGTGACGGCGCGGACGCTCTGATCTGCCTGGGTGACCTGGTCCTCTTCCTCGACTACGCCGACCACTCCCGAGGCATCTTCCCCGACCTCTTCGGCGCCGAGAACGCCGACCGCATCGTCGAACTGCGCACCGCCCGCCGCTACGACGAGGCCCGCGACTTCGGGGCCCGGCTGTGGGCCGGGATCGGCTCGGACCGCGGCGCGGTGATCGAGAAGGCGGTACGCAAACAGTACGCCGAGCTGTTCGCGGTGTTCCCGACACCGACGTACGCAACGTACGGCAATGTCGACATGCCGCCCCTGTGGCCCGAGTACGCCGGGCCCGGCACGACCGTGCTGGACGGGGAGCGGGTGGAGATCGGCGGCTGGACGTTCGGCTTCGTGGGCGGGGGCCTGCGGACCCCCATGCGCACGCCGTACGAGATCAGCGACGAGGAGTACGCGGCGAAGATCGAGGCCGTGGGGGAGGTGGACGTGCTGTGCACCCACATCCCGCCGGAGGTGCCGGAACTGGTCTACGACACGGTGGCGCGCCGCTTCGAGCGGGGCAGCAGGGCGCTGCTCGACGCGATCCGGCGTACCCGGCCCCGGTACTCCCTCTTCGGCCATGTCCATCAGCCGCTGGTCCACCGGATGCGGATCGGGTCGACGCAGTGCGTGAACGTCGGGCACTTCGCCGGGACCGGGAAGCCATGGGCGCTGGAGTTCGACGGGTCGGGCGCGCGGTAG
- a CDS encoding AMP-dependent synthetase/ligase: protein MREFSLPALYEVPADGNLTDIVRRNAAQHPDVAVIARKVGGTWQDVTATAFLAEVRAAAKGIIAAGVQPGDRVGLMSRTRYEWTLLDFAIWSAGAVTVPVYETSSPEQVQWILGDSGATAVLTELDSHTAAVESVRDRLPALKHVWQIEAGGIEELGRLGQDISDRTVEERSSLAKADDPATIVYTSGTTGRPKGCVLTHRNFFAECGNIVERLRPLFRTGECSVLLFLPLAHVFGRLVQIAPMIAPIKLGCLPDIKNLTDELAEFRPTLILGVPRVFEKVYNSARAKAQADGKGKIFDKAADTAIAYSRALDTPSGPSMGLKIKHKVFDKLVFSKLRAVLGGRGEYAISGGAPLGERLGHFFRGIGFTVLEGYGLTESCAATAFNPWDRQKIGTVGQPLPGSVVRIADDGEVLLHGEHIFKEYWNNPGATEEALRDGWFHSGDIGTLDEDGYLRITGRKKEIIVTAGGKNVAPAVIEDRIRAHALVAECMVVGDGRPFVGALVTIDEEFLGRWAAEHGKPADATAASLREDADLLAAIQSAIDDGNAAVSKAESVRKFRILSSQFTEESGHLTPSLKLKRNVVAKDFAQEVEAIYAK from the coding sequence TTGCGCGAGTTCAGCCTTCCGGCTTTGTACGAGGTCCCCGCGGACGGCAATCTGACCGACATCGTCCGCAGAAACGCCGCGCAGCATCCCGACGTCGCCGTCATCGCCCGCAAGGTGGGCGGCACCTGGCAGGACGTGACGGCCACCGCCTTCCTCGCCGAGGTGCGCGCCGCGGCCAAGGGCATCATCGCGGCCGGAGTGCAGCCGGGCGACCGGGTCGGGCTGATGTCCCGCACCCGCTACGAGTGGACCCTGCTGGACTTCGCGATCTGGTCGGCGGGCGCGGTCACCGTGCCGGTGTACGAGACCAGCTCCCCGGAGCAGGTGCAGTGGATCCTCGGCGACTCGGGCGCGACCGCGGTGCTCACGGAGCTGGACAGCCACACGGCCGCCGTGGAGTCGGTACGCGACCGGCTGCCCGCCCTCAAGCACGTCTGGCAGATCGAGGCCGGCGGCATCGAGGAGCTGGGCCGGCTCGGGCAGGACATCAGCGACCGGACGGTCGAGGAGCGCAGCTCGCTGGCGAAGGCCGACGACCCGGCGACGATCGTCTACACCTCCGGTACGACCGGCCGCCCCAAGGGCTGTGTGCTCACCCACCGCAACTTCTTCGCGGAGTGCGGCAACATCGTCGAGCGGCTGCGCCCGCTGTTCCGTACCGGCGAGTGCTCGGTGTTGCTGTTCCTGCCGCTCGCGCATGTCTTCGGCCGGCTGGTGCAGATCGCCCCGATGATCGCGCCGATCAAGCTGGGCTGTCTGCCCGACATCAAGAACCTCACCGACGAACTGGCCGAGTTCCGGCCGACGCTGATCCTCGGTGTGCCGCGCGTCTTCGAGAAGGTCTACAACTCGGCGCGCGCCAAGGCGCAGGCGGACGGCAAGGGCAAGATCTTCGACAAGGCGGCGGACACGGCCATCGCCTACAGCCGCGCGCTGGACACCCCCTCGGGCCCGTCGATGGGCCTGAAGATCAAGCACAAGGTCTTCGACAAACTCGTCTTCAGCAAGCTGCGCGCGGTCCTCGGCGGCCGGGGCGAGTACGCCATCTCCGGTGGCGCCCCGCTAGGCGAGCGCCTCGGTCACTTCTTCCGCGGCATCGGCTTCACGGTGCTGGAGGGCTACGGCCTGACCGAGTCCTGCGCGGCCACCGCCTTCAACCCCTGGGACCGCCAGAAGATCGGCACGGTCGGTCAGCCGCTGCCCGGCTCGGTGGTGCGCATCGCCGACGACGGCGAGGTGCTGCTGCACGGCGAGCACATCTTCAAGGAGTACTGGAACAACCCGGGCGCGACCGAAGAAGCGCTGCGGGACGGCTGGTTCCACTCCGGAGACATCGGCACCCTCGACGAGGACGGCTACCTCAGGATCACCGGCCGCAAGAAGGAGATCATCGTCACCGCGGGCGGCAAGAACGTCGCCCCGGCCGTGATCGAGGACCGGATCCGTGCGCACGCGCTGGTCGCGGAGTGCATGGTGGTGGGCGACGGGCGGCCGTTCGTGGGCGCGCTGGTCACCATCGACGAGGAGTTCCTGGGCCGCTGGGCCGCCGAGCACGGCAAGCCCGCGGATGCCACCGCGGCGTCGCTGCGCGAGGACGCGGACCTGCTGGCCGCCATCCAGTCGGCGATCGACGACGGCAACGCCGCGGTGTCCAAGGCGGAATCGGTGCGGAAGTTCCGCATTCTGTCCTCCCAGTTCACGGAGGAGTCGGGCCACCTGACGCCGTCGCTGAAGCTCAAGCGGAACGTGGTGGCGAAGGACTTCGCGCAGGAGGTCGAGGCGATCTACGCGAAGTGA
- a CDS encoding GMC oxidoreductase, which translates to MVALQTAAASGLTRIGLQSAAAVEPAAVDNAPAIVVGSGYGSSVAALRLGQAGIRTLVIEMGRLWNTNGPDGKVFCSTATPDHRSMWFRTRTEAPLATFLWLDVVNKDISPYPGVLDRVHFANMSVYVGRGVGGGSLVNGGMAVTPLKSYFSEQFPTVDADEMYGTYFPRARSMLGVNTIDPAWFESTEWYRFTRISRKHAANAGLKTTFVPNVYDFGHMQREAAGTATKSALAGEVVYGNNHGKRTLDKTYLAAALGTGNVTIHTQERVTAITRAADGSYLLTAQRIDNAGTVVETKEYGCTYLFLGGGSLGTTELLLRARETGALPALDASVGTGWGTNGNVMLGRANHLWDTVGANQATMPVMGIDDWANTANPVFAEIAPLPTGLEHWVSLYLAITKNPERAAFSYSGGSLALGWTAAQSAVSVAMAKKLFDRINRANATIYRYDLFGSANKAFADTFTYHPLGGCVLGRSTDNYGRVKGYSKLYVTDGSLVPGSIGVNPFVTITALAERTMARVLAEDTAP; encoded by the coding sequence ATGGTGGCCCTGCAAACCGCCGCCGCCTCCGGTCTCACCCGCATCGGTCTCCAGTCGGCGGCGGCCGTGGAACCCGCCGCCGTGGACAACGCCCCCGCGATCGTGGTCGGTTCGGGCTACGGCAGCTCCGTCGCCGCCCTCCGCCTCGGCCAGGCCGGCATCCGCACCCTCGTCATCGAGATGGGCCGCCTCTGGAACACCAACGGCCCCGACGGCAAGGTCTTCTGCTCCACCGCAACGCCGGACCACCGCTCCATGTGGTTCCGCACCCGAACCGAGGCCCCCCTCGCCACCTTCCTGTGGCTGGACGTGGTCAACAAGGACATCAGCCCCTATCCCGGTGTCCTGGACCGCGTGCACTTCGCCAACATGTCGGTGTACGTCGGCCGAGGCGTCGGCGGCGGTTCCCTGGTCAACGGGGGAATGGCGGTCACCCCGCTCAAGTCGTACTTCTCCGAGCAGTTCCCCACCGTGGACGCGGACGAGATGTACGGCACGTACTTCCCCCGCGCCCGCTCCATGCTCGGCGTCAACACCATCGACCCGGCCTGGTTCGAGTCCACGGAGTGGTACCGCTTCACCAGGATCTCCCGCAAACACGCGGCCAACGCCGGCCTGAAGACCACCTTCGTGCCGAACGTCTACGACTTCGGCCACATGCAGCGCGAGGCGGCCGGTACGGCGACCAAGTCGGCCCTCGCCGGAGAGGTGGTCTACGGCAACAACCACGGCAAACGCACCCTCGACAAGACCTACCTCGCCGCGGCCCTCGGCACCGGGAACGTCACCATCCACACCCAGGAGCGGGTCACCGCGATCACCAGGGCCGCCGACGGGTCGTACCTGCTGACCGCCCAGCGGATCGACAACGCGGGGACGGTCGTCGAGACCAAGGAGTACGGCTGTACGTACCTCTTCCTCGGCGGCGGCAGCCTCGGCACCACCGAACTCCTGCTGCGCGCACGGGAGACGGGCGCGCTGCCCGCTCTCGACGCGAGCGTCGGCACCGGCTGGGGCACCAACGGCAATGTGATGCTCGGGCGGGCCAACCACCTGTGGGACACGGTGGGGGCGAACCAGGCGACGATGCCGGTGATGGGCATCGACGACTGGGCCAACACCGCCAACCCCGTCTTCGCGGAGATCGCGCCGCTGCCGACGGGCCTGGAGCACTGGGTCAGCCTCTATCTGGCGATCACCAAGAACCCGGAGCGGGCGGCCTTCTCGTACTCGGGCGGCTCGCTGGCGCTGGGCTGGACCGCGGCGCAGAGCGCGGTCTCGGTGGCCATGGCCAAGAAGCTGTTCGACCGGATCAACCGGGCCAACGCCACCATCTACCGGTACGACCTGTTCGGCTCGGCCAACAAGGCGTTCGCCGACACCTTCACGTACCACCCGCTGGGCGGCTGTGTGTTGGGGCGGTCGACCGACAACTACGGCCGGGTGAAGGGGTATTCGAAGCTGTACGTCACCGACGGCTCGCTCGTGCCCGGGTCGATCGGGGTGAACCCCTTCGTCACGATCACGGCGCTCGCCGAACGCACGATGGCGCGGGTCCTCGCCGAGGACACCGCGCCATAG
- a CDS encoding glycosyltransferase family 4 protein, with amino-acid sequence MHKTLIVTNDFPPRPGGIQAFLHNMALRLDPERLVVYASTWKRSREGIEATAAFDAEQPFTVVRDSTTMLLPTPAATRRAVGLLREHGCTSVWFGAAAPLGLMAPALRKAGAQRLVATTHGHEAGWAQLPASRQLLRRIGDSTDTITYLGEYTRSRIATALSSAAASRMVQLPPGVDEKTFHPGSGGDLVRARLGLTDRPVIVCVSRLVPRKGQDTLILAMPRILAKEPDAVLLIVGGGPYEKDLRKLAHETRVADSVHFTGAVPWSELPAHYGAGDVFAMPCRTRRQGLDVEGLGIVYLEASATGLPVVAGDSGGAPDAVLDGETGWVVRGGSPEQAADRIVTLLGDPELRRRMGERGRQWVEEKWRWDLLAERLKTLL; translated from the coding sequence ATGCACAAGACGCTCATCGTGACGAACGACTTCCCGCCCCGCCCCGGCGGTATCCAGGCCTTCCTGCACAACATGGCGCTGCGCCTGGACCCGGAGCGGCTGGTCGTCTACGCCTCCACCTGGAAGCGCAGCCGGGAGGGTATCGAGGCCACGGCCGCCTTCGACGCCGAACAGCCCTTCACCGTCGTACGCGACTCCACGACGATGCTGCTCCCGACGCCGGCGGCGACCCGGCGGGCGGTCGGGCTGCTGCGCGAGCACGGCTGTACGTCGGTGTGGTTCGGGGCGGCGGCCCCGCTCGGTCTGATGGCCCCGGCGCTGCGCAAGGCCGGCGCCCAGCGGCTGGTGGCCACGACCCACGGGCACGAGGCCGGCTGGGCCCAGCTGCCCGCCTCGCGGCAGCTGCTGCGGCGGATCGGGGACTCGACGGACACGATCACCTACCTCGGCGAGTACACGCGCTCGCGGATCGCCACCGCGCTGTCGTCCGCGGCCGCTTCCCGGATGGTGCAGCTCCCGCCGGGCGTCGACGAGAAGACCTTCCACCCCGGGTCCGGTGGCGACCTCGTGCGGGCCCGGCTCGGGCTGACCGACCGCCCGGTGATCGTCTGTGTCTCCCGGCTGGTCCCGCGCAAGGGCCAGGACACGCTGATCCTCGCGATGCCCCGGATCCTGGCGAAGGAACCGGACGCGGTCCTGCTGATCGTGGGCGGCGGCCCGTACGAGAAGGACCTGCGCAAGCTGGCCCACGAGACGCGGGTGGCGGACTCCGTCCACTTCACGGGCGCGGTCCCGTGGTCCGAGCTGCCCGCGCACTACGGCGCCGGTGACGTCTTCGCGATGCCGTGCCGCACCCGTCGGCAGGGCCTGGACGTGGAGGGCCTCGGCATCGTCTACCTGGAGGCCTCGGCGACCGGACTTCCCGTCGTCGCCGGGGACTCCGGCGGCGCTCCCGACGCGGTGCTCGACGGCGAGACCGGCTGGGTCGTGCGGGGCGGTTCCCCCGAGCAGGCGGCCGACCGGATCGTCACGCTCCTGGGCGACCCGGAACTGCGCCGCAGGATGGGTGAGCGGGGCAGGCAGTGGGTCGAGGAGAAGTGGCGCTGGGACCTGTTGGCGGAACGACTGAAGACCCTGTTGTAA
- a CDS encoding glycosyltransferase family 87 protein encodes METTGTRRSLAGLLVIWALTRTVLLLFVFKVYVFPGPDVTSDVSVIYQGWYEVLRTGTFPQDDVTWQYPPAAALAILSPALLFYLDYASAFFVLAFTADLAVLALLLYAGLRPGRSLRGPWVWTAGVPLLGPTVYARYDVMVTAVAVGALLAGARHPRVMGALTAFAALLKVWPVLLLVAARRRSAWVSATVTAALVAALFAVAMPGAFAFLTFQRDRGTEVESLGALVFHVARHYGWDGQVLLNYGSVEFLGPYVDVVSTAALALTGLAFGWLLLWRFKATRFLPHTLADAAFVAVLMFVTTSRVISPQYMVWLVGLAAVCLCFRGGRMGRPVALVLAACLVTVLEFPLWFSHVVSSDTLGITLLFLRNGLLVLATVLAARALWRSTVSASEPAPVPTQAARTKETSLPS; translated from the coding sequence GTGGAGACGACGGGCACACGGCGGTCCTTGGCGGGTCTGCTCGTCATCTGGGCCCTGACCAGGACGGTCCTGCTGCTCTTCGTGTTCAAGGTGTACGTCTTCCCCGGCCCGGACGTCACCAGCGATGTGTCCGTGATCTACCAGGGCTGGTACGAGGTGCTGCGCACCGGAACGTTCCCGCAGGACGACGTCACCTGGCAGTACCCGCCCGCCGCCGCCCTCGCGATCCTCTCCCCCGCGCTGCTGTTCTACCTGGACTACGCCTCCGCCTTCTTCGTCCTGGCCTTCACCGCCGACCTCGCGGTCCTCGCCCTGCTCCTGTACGCGGGCCTGCGCCCCGGCCGCAGTCTGCGCGGCCCCTGGGTGTGGACGGCAGGCGTCCCGCTCCTCGGCCCGACCGTGTACGCCCGCTACGACGTGATGGTGACCGCGGTGGCCGTCGGCGCGCTGCTGGCCGGCGCCCGGCACCCCCGGGTGATGGGCGCGCTGACGGCGTTCGCGGCGCTGCTGAAGGTGTGGCCGGTGCTGCTGCTGGTCGCCGCCCGTCGCCGCTCGGCCTGGGTGTCGGCCACGGTGACCGCCGCTCTGGTGGCGGCCCTGTTCGCCGTGGCGATGCCGGGCGCGTTCGCGTTCCTGACCTTCCAGCGGGACCGCGGCACCGAGGTGGAGTCGCTGGGCGCCCTCGTCTTCCATGTGGCCCGGCACTACGGCTGGGACGGACAGGTGCTGCTGAACTACGGCTCGGTGGAGTTCCTCGGTCCGTATGTGGACGTCGTCAGCACGGCCGCCCTGGCGCTGACCGGGCTCGCCTTCGGCTGGCTGCTGCTGTGGCGGTTCAAGGCGACCCGGTTCCTGCCGCACACGCTCGCGGACGCGGCGTTCGTGGCGGTGCTGATGTTCGTGACGACGAGCCGGGTGATCAGTCCGCAGTACATGGTGTGGCTGGTCGGCCTGGCCGCGGTCTGCCTGTGTTTCCGGGGCGGCCGGATGGGCCGGCCGGTCGCGCTGGTGCTGGCGGCGTGCCTGGTCACCGTCCTGGAGTTCCCGCTCTGGTTCTCGCACGTGGTGTCCAGCGACACCCTCGGCATCACCCTCCTCTTCCTCCGCAACGGCCTGCTGGTCCTGGCCACGGTCCTGGCGGCCCGCGCGCTCTGGCGCTCCACGGTGTCCGCCTCCGAGCCCGCTCCGGTGCCGACTCAGGCCGCCCGCACCAAGGAGACCTCGCTCCCCTCCTGA